In Alicyclobacillus macrosporangiidus CPP55, a single window of DNA contains:
- the yqfD gene encoding sporulation protein YqfD — protein MAARGVLGLGGSLDLELRGEAISTVLGLCARQGVRLRRIRVRSNRCTLNVSLGQFGTLYTLCRRHRVRFRILKRRGLAFKARRARRRPFFLAGAVLFILVIYGLGSVVWQVDVGGQISDEGRMTLLQAARDSGLRPGAFRRALPDTQTLQAEILRRAPSMVWVGVQVEGSKARLEAVERVPGPESGPSAPRNLVAGKPAVIQKVFATRGQALVRPGQVVRPGQVLVSGTLGGGAAQVPADGKVLAEVWYTSRVEVPLTLRVEGLTGEKAERGYLVFGGWAIRAWGWREPAFAASYERDEETDWHVGPWRLPVQWRKVTLYEATASQVALSEQAARARALELAAQDVRRQMGAGAVLGQTVLQSQVAHGKLYATVLTRTEEDIGVPAPIPKTPAERNGVRA, from the coding sequence ATGGCCGCCCGGGGAGTCCTCGGACTTGGCGGATCGCTGGACCTGGAATTGCGCGGTGAGGCCATCTCTACCGTGTTGGGTCTGTGCGCCCGGCAAGGGGTGCGGTTGCGCAGAATCCGCGTCCGTAGCAACCGCTGTACCCTGAACGTCTCCCTGGGACAGTTCGGAACGCTTTACACGCTGTGCCGGCGCCACCGAGTGCGTTTTCGGATCCTGAAGCGCAGGGGCCTGGCGTTCAAGGCTCGTCGTGCCAGGCGGAGGCCCTTCTTCTTGGCGGGCGCGGTCCTGTTCATACTGGTGATCTACGGACTCGGGTCCGTGGTGTGGCAAGTGGACGTGGGGGGACAGATCAGCGACGAGGGGCGGATGACGCTGCTGCAAGCGGCCCGGGACAGCGGCCTGAGGCCCGGGGCTTTCCGGAGGGCGTTGCCAGACACCCAGACGCTCCAAGCGGAAATTCTTCGTCGCGCCCCGTCCATGGTGTGGGTCGGCGTTCAGGTGGAAGGGAGCAAAGCACGGCTGGAGGCCGTGGAACGGGTCCCGGGCCCCGAATCGGGGCCCTCGGCGCCTCGAAACCTGGTCGCAGGAAAGCCCGCCGTCATTCAAAAGGTGTTTGCGACGCGCGGGCAGGCGCTGGTTCGCCCCGGTCAGGTGGTTCGCCCAGGTCAGGTACTGGTCTCCGGCACCTTGGGCGGCGGCGCGGCTCAGGTACCGGCGGACGGCAAAGTGTTGGCTGAGGTCTGGTACACGTCGCGCGTGGAGGTCCCCCTGACCCTTCGAGTCGAAGGGCTGACCGGAGAAAAGGCGGAGCGGGGCTACCTTGTCTTCGGCGGCTGGGCCATCCGGGCATGGGGCTGGCGGGAGCCCGCGTTCGCCGCCAGCTATGAACGGGACGAAGAAACCGATTGGCATGTCGGCCCCTGGCGGTTGCCGGTGCAGTGGCGCAAGGTCACGCTGTACGAGGCGACGGCCTCCCAGGTGGCGCTCAGCGAGCAGGCGGCGCGCGCCCGGGCGCTGGAACTGGCCGCTCAGGATGTGCGCCGCCAGATGGGGGCAGGGGCGGTGTTGGGACAGACGGTTTTACAGTCCCAAGTGGCACATGGTAAGCTATACGCGACGGTTTTGACACGAACCGAAGAAGACATCGGCGTCCCCGCCCCCATTCCCAAGACCCCAGCGGAACGTAACGGGGTGCGGGCGTGA
- a CDS encoding HD family phosphohydrolase, with protein MNLWSTWSLAIRQWLDDPGFRDNRRIRLVLYIGALAVLYLVLVGTVLPPRYDFQAGQISPVNIRAPITAVDTKATEDARKAAMAQVPNQYVQDPAVEQQVLQQVDALFGAAIKVVSDKQLTQAERIESLAAIAPQQVSQSTLQALVGLDSRQITILQSVADRIVHDLLDQPFTEEAAKQAALLVDRQMLNYDLDRVSRLIVQNVVVSLLKPNMVYDQAATEAARQAAAKAVPEKYIHKGQVIVNKDQEITDTVLSQLKDVGLYRSHPNYGVLAGFALFMLILGGLLASYIERRGMRRRLDNLSLLILSLILIMMAVIIRVAKGIVNAGGPESIAYLVPMSMGAMLITVLLDASLAWMTSCFTSLWFGAAFGFDYGLTLVSFTSSLVGAYTVNKVTHRGTFMRAGFLVSLVQVFAILAMSLTDTETGGDWHTTWLHIGLGALGGLGSAVLTIGILPFFEGAFGLLTAIRLLELSNPNNPLLKKLLMEAPGTYHHSLIVGNLAEAAAELVGADPLLCRVGAYYHDVGKTRRPLFFVENQMTKDNPHDRIAPSLSHLIITSHVSDGLEMLEKAGLPKPIRDICATHHGTTILWYFYNKAREADKNGSVKVDDFRYPGPKPKTRECAIVMICDAVEAAVRSMSKPTPNRVEGVIRKIIRDRLQDGQLDECDLTLQDLDAMVGAFMKTLKGIYHARIEYPDPDKIRKEVSK; from the coding sequence ATGAACTTGTGGTCAACCTGGAGCTTGGCCATCCGCCAATGGCTCGACGACCCCGGTTTCCGCGACAACCGGCGCATCCGCCTGGTGTTGTACATCGGGGCGCTGGCGGTGCTGTATCTGGTGTTGGTGGGGACGGTCTTGCCTCCGCGCTACGATTTCCAGGCGGGGCAGATCAGCCCGGTCAACATCCGGGCGCCCATCACGGCGGTGGACACCAAGGCGACGGAAGATGCACGGAAGGCTGCGATGGCTCAGGTGCCGAACCAGTACGTGCAGGATCCGGCGGTCGAACAACAGGTGCTGCAGCAGGTGGATGCGCTGTTCGGCGCGGCCATCAAGGTGGTATCGGACAAGCAGCTCACGCAGGCGGAACGGATTGAGTCGTTGGCGGCCATCGCGCCCCAACAGGTGTCCCAGTCGACGCTTCAGGCGCTCGTGGGCCTCGACAGCCGGCAGATCACCATTCTGCAGAGCGTCGCGGACCGCATCGTCCACGACCTGTTGGATCAACCGTTCACTGAGGAGGCGGCGAAGCAGGCTGCCCTGTTGGTGGACCGGCAGATGCTCAACTACGACCTCGACCGGGTTTCGCGGCTGATTGTCCAGAATGTCGTGGTCAGCCTCCTCAAGCCGAACATGGTGTATGATCAGGCGGCCACCGAAGCGGCACGGCAGGCGGCGGCGAAGGCCGTTCCCGAGAAGTACATCCACAAGGGCCAGGTGATTGTCAACAAGGACCAGGAGATCACCGACACCGTCCTCAGCCAGTTGAAGGACGTGGGCTTGTACCGAAGCCATCCGAACTACGGGGTGTTGGCCGGATTCGCGCTGTTCATGTTGATCCTCGGCGGCCTTTTGGCCAGCTACATCGAGCGGCGGGGGATGCGCCGGCGCCTGGACAACCTGTCGCTTTTGATTTTGTCGCTCATCCTGATCATGATGGCGGTCATCATCCGTGTCGCCAAGGGCATCGTCAACGCCGGCGGGCCGGAGTCGATTGCATACCTGGTACCGATGTCCATGGGTGCGATGCTGATCACCGTGTTGCTCGACGCCTCCCTCGCCTGGATGACGTCGTGCTTTACGTCGTTATGGTTCGGCGCCGCGTTCGGGTTCGACTACGGTCTGACGCTGGTCAGTTTCACGTCGTCTCTGGTTGGAGCGTACACGGTGAACAAGGTCACCCACCGGGGGACGTTCATGCGCGCCGGCTTTCTCGTCTCGCTGGTGCAGGTATTCGCCATTCTGGCGATGAGCCTGACGGACACGGAGACGGGTGGGGATTGGCATACCACTTGGCTGCACATTGGATTGGGGGCCCTGGGGGGGCTGGGGAGCGCCGTCTTGACGATCGGCATCCTCCCCTTCTTCGAAGGGGCGTTTGGCCTGCTGACGGCCATCCGCTTGCTGGAGCTGTCCAACCCGAACAACCCGCTGCTCAAGAAGCTGTTGATGGAGGCGCCGGGGACGTACCACCACAGCCTCATCGTCGGCAATCTGGCAGAGGCGGCTGCGGAGTTGGTGGGCGCCGATCCGCTCCTGTGCCGGGTTGGCGCATACTATCACGACGTCGGCAAGACGAGGCGCCCCTTGTTTTTCGTGGAAAACCAAATGACGAAGGACAACCCGCACGACCGGATCGCACCGAGCCTCAGCCACCTGATCATCACGTCGCACGTGTCGGACGGGCTGGAGATGCTCGAAAAAGCCGGGTTACCGAAACCGATCCGGGACATCTGCGCCACGCATCACGGAACGACCATATTATGGTACTTTTATAACAAGGCACGGGAGGCGGACAAGAACGGTAGCGTGAAGGTGGACGACTTCCGCTATCCGGGGCCCAAGCCGAAGACGCGCGAGTGTGCCATTGTGATGATCTGTGACGCGGTGGAAGCGGCGGTGCGCAGCATGAGCAAGCCGACCCCGAACCGGGTC
- a CDS encoding RsmE family RNA methyltransferase: MPRAFVDAPLFPGARVTLTGEDGHHFSRVLRARPGEQLALASGGRAHLAEVVAVDARQGWVEVVVGALLPSSEPRRPVYLVQGLAKGDKIEAVIQHNTEAGAAGFAVLAAARSVVRLDGRRAEERLIRWRRIAREAASQAHRDAIPEVAYASGVDEVMRWLEARSVRRVFLLDEEEVACGLRQALEDPATGGGVGPIAIAIGPEGGWDDAERAGFLAHGAAPVTLGRRILRTETAGLAALAAILYHDGEFRR, from the coding sequence ATGCCGCGTGCGTTCGTCGACGCGCCGCTTTTCCCGGGTGCGCGGGTCACGCTCACGGGGGAGGACGGTCATCATTTCAGCCGGGTGCTGCGCGCGCGTCCAGGGGAACAGTTGGCACTGGCGTCCGGAGGCCGCGCGCACCTGGCCGAGGTGGTGGCCGTGGACGCCCGCCAGGGATGGGTGGAGGTCGTGGTCGGGGCGCTCCTGCCGTCGTCGGAGCCCAGGCGCCCGGTGTACTTGGTCCAGGGGCTGGCGAAGGGTGATAAAATAGAGGCCGTGATTCAGCACAACACCGAAGCGGGCGCGGCCGGTTTCGCCGTGTTGGCGGCGGCGCGGTCCGTCGTCCGCCTGGACGGTCGCCGAGCCGAGGAGAGGCTGATCCGCTGGCGGCGGATCGCGCGGGAAGCGGCGTCGCAGGCGCATCGGGATGCGATCCCGGAGGTGGCGTACGCCTCCGGCGTCGACGAGGTCATGCGATGGCTCGAAGCGCGGTCGGTCCGGCGCGTGTTCTTACTGGATGAGGAGGAGGTCGCTTGCGGGCTCCGCCAGGCCCTCGAGGATCCAGCGACCGGCGGCGGGGTTGGCCCCATCGCCATCGCCATCGGACCGGAGGGCGGCTGGGACGACGCCGAGCGGGCTGGGTTTTTGGCGCACGGCGCCGCGCCGGTGACGCTCGGACGGCGCATCCTGCGCACGGAGACGGCGGGGCTGGCGGCGCTCGCGGCGATTCTGTACCATGACGGCGAGTTCAGGAGGTGA
- the rpsU gene encoding 30S ribosomal protein S21, with product MSGIKVRKNESLDSALRRFKKATAKDGVLAEIRKRSHYEKPSVARKKKAEAARKKRRAY from the coding sequence ATGTCCGGAATCAAAGTTCGCAAAAACGAATCTCTGGACAGTGCACTTCGGCGCTTCAAGAAAGCGACGGCGAAGGACGGGGTGTTGGCGGAGATCCGCAAACGGTCCCACTACGAGAAGCCGAGCGTGGCGCGCAAGAAGAAGGCAGAGGCGGCGCGCAAGAAGCGGCGCGCGTACTGA
- the mtaB gene encoding tRNA (N(6)-L-threonylcarbamoyladenosine(37)-C(2))-methylthiotransferase MtaB, with product MPTVAFHTLGCKVNFYDTEAIWRLFKAAGYEQVPFHERADVYVINTCTVTNTGDRKSRQMIRRAVRTNPDATVVVTGCYAQVAPDEVAKIAGVDLVVGNDRKTQIVHLVEQVQREQHPYQAVGNILKTREFEEMDVPFFEERTRANLKIQDGCNNFCTFCIIPYARGLIRSRKPENIVAQATKLAKAGYREIVLTGIHTGGYGADLNGYRLSHLLEELERIDELYRVRISSIEASEIDDRLIEVLGRSRKVCRHLHIPLQAGHDQVLRRMNRHYRVSEYAEKLARVRAALPDVAVTTDVIVGFPGETEAFFEASEAFVREMAFSQLHVFPYSPRKGTPAARFTDQVPEEVKEARVQRMLRLSEELARTYATAHVGRTLEVIPEEPLHLEGRGVRPGQGPDGRPGFWLVGHADNYLKVAFPVPDGVDAEDLMGEVCQVVLTEAGGQVQVGRFAGQVTHAEIDLEAAGAVLDTAALMKA from the coding sequence ATGCCGACGGTGGCGTTTCACACGCTGGGCTGCAAGGTGAACTTTTACGATACGGAAGCCATCTGGCGCCTGTTCAAGGCGGCCGGTTACGAGCAGGTGCCGTTCCACGAACGGGCCGATGTGTACGTCATCAACACCTGCACCGTGACCAACACGGGGGACCGCAAGTCGCGGCAGATGATCCGCCGGGCGGTGCGCACCAACCCGGATGCGACGGTGGTGGTGACCGGCTGCTACGCCCAGGTGGCACCGGACGAGGTGGCGAAGATCGCCGGGGTCGATCTCGTGGTCGGCAACGATCGCAAGACGCAAATCGTCCACCTGGTGGAGCAGGTGCAACGGGAGCAACATCCCTACCAGGCCGTGGGAAATATCCTCAAGACGCGCGAATTTGAGGAGATGGACGTGCCGTTTTTCGAGGAGCGCACGCGCGCGAACCTGAAGATCCAGGATGGATGCAACAACTTCTGCACCTTCTGTATCATTCCGTACGCGCGCGGCCTCATTCGCAGCCGCAAGCCGGAGAACATCGTCGCGCAGGCGACGAAGCTGGCGAAGGCGGGTTACCGGGAGATTGTGCTCACCGGCATCCACACCGGCGGCTACGGCGCGGATCTGAACGGCTACCGGCTGTCGCACCTGCTGGAGGAGCTGGAGCGGATCGACGAGTTGTACCGGGTGCGCATCAGCTCCATTGAGGCCAGCGAGATCGACGACCGGTTGATTGAAGTCCTCGGCCGTTCCCGGAAGGTCTGCCGGCACCTGCACATCCCGTTGCAGGCGGGGCACGACCAGGTTTTGCGGAGGATGAACCGCCACTACCGGGTCTCCGAGTATGCGGAAAAGCTGGCGCGGGTGCGCGCGGCGCTGCCGGATGTGGCCGTCACCACGGACGTCATCGTCGGTTTCCCAGGCGAGACGGAGGCGTTTTTCGAGGCATCGGAGGCATTCGTCCGCGAAATGGCGTTCTCCCAGCTGCACGTGTTTCCGTACTCGCCGCGCAAGGGTACGCCGGCGGCTCGGTTCACCGACCAGGTGCCGGAAGAGGTGAAGGAGGCGCGCGTCCAGCGTATGCTCCGGCTCTCCGAGGAGCTGGCCAGGACGTACGCGACGGCGCACGTCGGCCGGACGCTGGAAGTGATCCCGGAAGAACCGCTGCACCTGGAGGGCCGCGGCGTGCGTCCGGGTCAGGGCCCGGACGGCCGGCCGGGGTTCTGGTTGGTGGGTCACGCCGACAACTACCTGAAGGTGGCCTTCCCAGTCCCGGACGGCGTGGATGCGGAAGACCTCATGGGCGAAGTGTGCCAGGTAGTGCTCACCGAGGCGGGCGGCCAGGTGCAGGTGGGGCGGTTCGCAGGTCAGGTGACGCACGCCGAGATCGATCTGGAAGCGGCCGGCGCGGTGTTGGACACGGCGGCGTTGATGAAGGCGTAG
- the prmA gene encoding 50S ribosomal protein L11 methyltransferase, giving the protein MKWWQISLAVPAEASEALAARLQDWPEVQGVAMEGLWDAQPPHPEYGEWFDESLLSSDVVKVTVYVPETVPEAVWRARIADDLAAVTAAGLDVGEAQGTVRGEQIDEESWASAWKEDFSPIPVGRRFIIVPRWLRAETEADGRLPIVIEPGMAFGTGTHATTQLCLEAMEDVPVQGRRVIDIGCGTGVLSIGAARLGAAEVTAIDIDPVAVRAAGANVGDNGLTDVVTVREGDLLRGFPLQGRYDGAVANILRDIVIALAPQVAQALVPGGWFITSGFIHTQEGQVEEALRKAGFAVERRLQRDDWVALVAVRRP; this is encoded by the coding sequence ATGAAGTGGTGGCAGATTTCCCTGGCGGTGCCGGCGGAGGCGAGCGAGGCTCTGGCGGCCCGGTTGCAGGACTGGCCCGAGGTGCAGGGCGTGGCGATGGAAGGGCTGTGGGACGCCCAGCCGCCCCACCCGGAGTACGGCGAATGGTTCGATGAGTCGCTTCTGTCCAGCGACGTCGTCAAGGTGACGGTGTACGTGCCGGAGACCGTTCCGGAGGCCGTCTGGCGGGCGCGCATCGCGGACGACCTGGCTGCGGTGACGGCGGCCGGCCTGGACGTGGGGGAGGCCCAGGGAACGGTGCGCGGCGAGCAGATCGACGAGGAGAGCTGGGCGTCGGCGTGGAAGGAGGATTTCTCGCCGATCCCGGTGGGGCGGCGGTTCATCATCGTGCCGCGCTGGCTGCGGGCCGAGACAGAAGCGGACGGACGGCTGCCGATTGTCATTGAACCCGGGATGGCGTTCGGCACCGGGACGCACGCGACGACACAGCTCTGCCTGGAGGCGATGGAGGATGTGCCCGTGCAGGGCCGACGGGTGATCGACATCGGCTGTGGGACGGGGGTGCTGTCCATCGGCGCAGCGCGCTTGGGCGCGGCGGAGGTGACGGCGATTGACATCGATCCCGTGGCCGTCCGGGCGGCTGGCGCAAACGTCGGCGACAACGGTTTGACGGACGTGGTGACGGTGCGGGAGGGCGATCTGCTGCGCGGGTTTCCGCTTCAGGGCCGGTACGACGGGGCGGTCGCCAACATCCTGCGCGACATCGTCATCGCCCTGGCGCCGCAGGTGGCCCAGGCCTTGGTCCCGGGCGGGTGGTTCATCACGTCCGGATTTATCCACACCCAGGAGGGACAGGTGGAAGAGGCGCTCCGCAAGGCCGGTTTCGCCGTCGAGCGGCGCCTGCAGCGGGACGACTGGGTGGCCCTGGTGGCGGTGAGACGGCCGTGA
- a CDS encoding YabP/YqfC family sporulation protein, with amino-acid sequence MHGWKRRIQRTVTDLLALPQDALQRVARLTCVGGQEVVVEQAVSLLRVGEKEVEIDLGETTVLLEGDAFTVQLVASGEVHVLGRVDRITYRRPQPPHQGGKR; translated from the coding sequence ATGCACGGTTGGAAGCGCAGGATTCAACGGACCGTCACGGACCTGTTGGCGCTGCCCCAGGATGCTCTGCAGCGCGTCGCCCGCCTGACGTGCGTCGGCGGCCAAGAGGTGGTCGTCGAACAAGCGGTATCGCTGCTGCGCGTCGGTGAAAAAGAAGTGGAGATTGACCTTGGGGAGACGACTGTGCTGCTGGAAGGGGATGCGTTCACGGTCCAGTTGGTCGCGAGCGGAGAAGTCCACGTGTTGGGACGTGTGGACCGGATCACCTATCGCCGCCCGCAGCCGCCGCATCAAGGAGGAAAACGATGA
- the deoC gene encoding deoxyribose-phosphate aldolase encodes MTQAERVERAAGGFVLRQGARGLEVLLIDDQYGRVSFPKGHLEPGETWEDAAVREVREETGIESRILCPLGRVEYRIERDGVPVRKQVRLFLMEEIDEQDEPAHQAEEVRGAYFLPWAQAEARHAEQGYENWSWVFGKADVLWRWHKGGWEARWRGVQASLDPAALDALWHEVRPLVDDLTAAVARELAVVAPHIRWTADAPLLPRTVGPEALAGAIEHTLLKPEASAVDILNLCRDAAAFHFHAVCVNPQHVALAKQALAGTPVGICTVIGFPLGAAHPDALAAEAESVVQAGAGEIDMVIPVGSMREDDVWTVHEHVRRVCEAAHRHPGVVVKAILETHFLTYAQVCMAAMAAAAAGADFVKTSTGFAPTGARLADVALMARAAAGRGVKAAGGVRTRADALAMMRYGATRIGTSSGVAMVRQ; translated from the coding sequence GTGACGCAAGCGGAACGGGTGGAGCGAGCAGCCGGCGGATTCGTGCTTCGGCAGGGAGCGCGCGGGCTCGAAGTGCTGTTGATCGACGACCAATACGGGCGCGTGTCGTTTCCGAAGGGGCATCTGGAGCCCGGGGAGACCTGGGAGGATGCGGCAGTGCGCGAGGTGCGGGAGGAGACGGGGATCGAATCGCGCATCCTCTGCCCTCTGGGACGGGTGGAGTATCGGATTGAACGGGACGGAGTCCCGGTGCGCAAGCAGGTGCGGCTGTTCCTGATGGAGGAGATCGACGAACAGGACGAGCCAGCCCATCAGGCGGAGGAGGTCCGGGGCGCCTACTTTCTTCCCTGGGCGCAGGCCGAGGCACGGCACGCCGAGCAGGGGTACGAGAACTGGTCCTGGGTCTTCGGCAAGGCAGATGTCCTGTGGCGGTGGCACAAGGGCGGCTGGGAGGCGCGCTGGCGAGGCGTGCAGGCGAGCCTCGATCCCGCAGCTCTGGACGCCCTTTGGCACGAGGTGCGCCCGCTGGTGGACGACCTGACGGCGGCGGTCGCCAGGGAGTTGGCGGTGGTGGCGCCGCACATCCGGTGGACGGCGGACGCACCGTTGTTGCCACGGACGGTGGGCCCGGAGGCTTTGGCGGGCGCCATCGAGCACACGCTGCTCAAACCAGAGGCCTCGGCGGTCGACATTCTCAACCTCTGCCGCGACGCCGCGGCATTCCACTTTCACGCCGTGTGCGTCAACCCGCAGCATGTGGCGTTGGCCAAGCAGGCGTTGGCGGGGACACCCGTCGGGATCTGCACGGTCATCGGGTTTCCGTTGGGGGCCGCCCATCCGGACGCGCTGGCCGCAGAGGCGGAGTCCGTGGTCCAGGCGGGGGCTGGCGAGATCGATATGGTGATCCCGGTCGGGTCCATGCGGGAGGACGACGTGTGGACGGTGCACGAGCACGTGCGGCGCGTGTGCGAAGCGGCGCATCGGCACCCCGGCGTGGTCGTGAAAGCCATTCTGGAGACCCACTTCCTCACCTATGCGCAGGTCTGCATGGCGGCGATGGCGGCGGCCGCAGCCGGTGCGGATTTCGTCAAGACTTCCACTGGCTTCGCGCCGACGGGGGCGCGCCTGGCGGACGTGGCCCTGATGGCCCGGGCGGCCGCGGGCCGCGGCGTGAAGGCGGCGGGCGGCGTGCGCACGCGCGCGGACGCCTTGGCGATGATGCGCTACGGGGCCACGCGTATCGGCACCAGTTCAGGCGTGGCGATGGTCCGGCAGTAA
- a CDS encoding Na/Pi cotransporter family protein: MFWNLAMAAAALFVFIGGLQVMRAGLEAMVDSRLPALLHQLARTPGRGILTGTVITAFVQSSAAITAAAVGLVAGGSLVFRDALGIVLGANVGSTITPQLLSLDLTAAAVVTLAIGTAGWMFGGPRVRQICRALTGFSCVFIALHVLELALQPVAQTVWFQKWLQGAAGNPVVALLTGCLASAVVQSSTVTTVIAMALAVDGVLPVPSGIAIVFGANVGTCVTSVIASIGQIRPAQQVALAHVLLNAGGALAFLPLLGPYSRLMAALAENPAQQIANAHTVFNVLCTLLVWPIAHPFARLVEWLLPDHRHA, from the coding sequence GTGTTCTGGAACCTGGCGATGGCCGCCGCAGCGCTGTTCGTCTTCATCGGAGGCCTGCAGGTCATGCGGGCAGGGCTCGAGGCCATGGTCGACAGCCGGCTTCCCGCCCTCCTGCACCAGCTGGCGCGCACCCCCGGCCGGGGGATCCTGACCGGCACCGTGATCACCGCCTTCGTCCAGAGCAGCGCCGCCATCACCGCCGCCGCCGTCGGCCTGGTCGCCGGCGGCAGCCTGGTGTTCCGAGACGCCCTCGGCATTGTGCTCGGGGCGAACGTCGGATCGACCATCACCCCTCAGTTGCTCTCGCTCGATCTCACGGCCGCCGCCGTCGTGACCCTCGCCATCGGCACCGCGGGATGGATGTTTGGTGGCCCGCGGGTGCGTCAAATATGCCGGGCGCTCACCGGTTTCTCGTGCGTGTTCATCGCGTTGCACGTCTTGGAGTTGGCCCTGCAGCCGGTGGCCCAAACCGTATGGTTTCAGAAGTGGCTCCAGGGGGCGGCCGGCAATCCTGTGGTCGCGCTCCTCACCGGGTGCCTCGCCAGCGCCGTCGTCCAGTCGAGTACGGTGACCACCGTGATCGCCATGGCACTCGCCGTCGACGGCGTGCTGCCTGTCCCGTCCGGCATCGCCATCGTGTTCGGCGCCAACGTCGGCACCTGCGTCACGTCCGTGATCGCTTCTATCGGCCAGATCCGCCCGGCGCAGCAGGTGGCCCTCGCTCACGTGCTGCTCAACGCCGGCGGAGCGCTGGCCTTCCTGCCACTGCTCGGGCCTTACAGCCGACTCATGGCCGCCCTCGCGGAAAACCCGGCGCAGCAGATCGCCAACGCCCACACCGTGTTCAACGTGCTGTGCACGCTTCTCGTCTGGCCGATCGCCCACCCGTTCGCCCGCTTGGTGGAGTGGTTACTGCCGGACCATCGCCACGCCTGA
- a CDS encoding PhoH family protein produces MGQDIIVRKWAFANNDEAVSVLGPHDALLRLLDEAFAAKVTMRGTEVSFAGDAAEVDTIVALMKAVTQLSQLGVHLSEGDYRHAVDLAKRGEIAELVPLYTAEVATTFKGKPVRIKTLGQRRYVEAIRRQDIVFGIGPAGTGKTYLAVAMAVAALKRGDVKRIVLTRPAVEAGENLGFLPGDLQEKVDPYLRPIYDALYDVYGPEQVQRALERGSIEIAPLAYMRGRTLDDSFVILDEAQNTTAEQMKMFLTRLGFGSKMVITGDVTQIDLPPGRPSGLVQAERILRGIDGIAFCHFSGDDVVRHHLVQRIIEAYESSANAQR; encoded by the coding sequence TTGGGGCAGGACATCATCGTCCGCAAATGGGCGTTTGCCAACAACGACGAAGCGGTCTCCGTTCTGGGGCCGCACGACGCACTGCTGCGGCTCCTCGACGAGGCGTTTGCGGCCAAGGTGACGATGCGGGGGACCGAGGTATCCTTTGCGGGTGACGCCGCGGAAGTCGACACCATCGTCGCGCTCATGAAGGCGGTGACGCAACTGTCCCAACTGGGTGTCCATCTCTCGGAGGGCGACTACCGGCACGCGGTCGATCTCGCCAAGCGCGGCGAGATCGCCGAGTTGGTCCCGCTGTACACGGCGGAGGTGGCGACCACCTTCAAAGGGAAGCCGGTGCGCATCAAGACCTTGGGCCAGCGACGTTACGTCGAGGCCATCCGGCGCCAAGACATCGTGTTCGGCATCGGACCGGCCGGGACTGGGAAGACGTATCTCGCGGTGGCGATGGCGGTGGCGGCCCTCAAGCGGGGCGACGTCAAGCGGATCGTGTTGACCCGCCCCGCGGTCGAGGCGGGGGAGAACTTGGGCTTTCTCCCGGGTGACTTGCAGGAAAAGGTGGATCCCTACCTGCGGCCGATCTACGACGCCCTGTACGACGTGTACGGCCCGGAGCAGGTGCAGCGTGCGCTCGAGCGGGGCAGCATCGAGATCGCCCCGCTCGCGTACATGCGCGGGCGCACGCTCGACGACTCGTTCGTCATCCTGGACGAAGCCCAGAACACGACGGCCGAGCAAATGAAGATGTTTTTGACACGCCTGGGGTTTGGGTCGAAAATGGTGATCACGGGCGACGTGACACAAATCGATCTGCCGCCCGGCCGGCCGTCCGGCTTGGTACAGGCGGAGCGCATTCTGCGGGGCATCGACGGGATCGCCTTCTGCCACTTCAGCGGTGACGACGTCGTCCGGCATCACCTGGTTCAGCGCATCATCGAGGCCTACGAGTCCTCGGCGAACGCGCAGCGCTGA
- a CDS encoding GatB/YqeY domain-containing protein — translation MSLSERLSEDMKQAMKAKDKVRLSVIRMVRSAMKNREIETGAPLDDAGILAVIQKELKQRRDSLQAFESAGRTDLAEEARQEIEILTSYLPEPLTEEDLRRLAAEVIAEVGAKGKSDMGKVMSALMPKVRGRADGRQVQQVVQSLL, via the coding sequence ATGAGTCTTTCGGAGCGCCTGTCTGAGGACATGAAGCAAGCGATGAAAGCCAAGGACAAGGTGCGCCTGTCCGTCATCCGCATGGTGCGGTCGGCCATGAAGAACCGCGAGATCGAAACGGGTGCGCCCCTGGACGACGCGGGCATCCTCGCCGTGATTCAAAAGGAACTCAAACAGCGCCGAGACTCCCTCCAGGCGTTCGAGAGTGCCGGACGAACCGATTTAGCCGAAGAGGCGCGCCAGGAGATCGAGATATTGACGAGTTACCTGCCCGAGCCGTTGACCGAGGAGGACCTGCGCCGCTTGGCGGCGGAAGTGATCGCTGAGGTCGGCGCGAAGGGAAAGTCGGACATGGGCAAGGTCATGTCGGCCCTGATGCCGAAGGTCCGCGGGCGCGCGGACGGACGCCAGGTTCAGCAGGTGGTGCAGTCCCTGTTGTAG